One Gossypium raimondii isolate GPD5lz chromosome 3, ASM2569854v1, whole genome shotgun sequence genomic window carries:
- the LOC128039929 gene encoding uncharacterized protein LOC128039929 yields MTGEMIENAIRSGKIDVGENLKRPASRKKKGQNVVGNPLPDHADKGINAIAKSGDKRIKANVMGLIAQDLDERPKEAGTYCEFHTKEGHDIQECVEFKTEVQNLMDNKEIEFYEEFKGFEEREVCASEEGPVERFWKVNHPVVIISQPRSNEVGIQIPPNVITQKPVPFSYKDNKKWKALRPSNFKNRAGKRKALAVEQKKEKAVQLESPINEPVTENEAREFLKFLKHSEYSVIEQLHKQLARISILALLLSSEAHRSALMKVLNETYVDNDISVNKLDRLVGNISTDNYIFFNDDEIPPGGTGPTKALHITTHCKGYMLSRVLIDNGSALNVLPLSTLNSLPVDNSHMKMCQNVVRAFDGIERGVMGRIEIPLLIGATTYEVDFLVMDIKSSYSCLLGRPWIHSAGAVPSSLHQKLKLVIDGRLVTINAEEDIIAIVTSDTPYIEPEEEALECSFRSLEFVNATSIVEGNKIPMPSISKTMKIGLQMTVGKGAVPGEGSKDVFKEG; encoded by the exons ATGactggtgaaatgattgaaaatgcaataAGAAGTGGTAAAATAGATGTGGGGGAAAACTTAAAGAGACCAGCATCGAGGAAGAAAAAAG GACAAAACGTAGTAGGAAATCCGTTGCCCGATCATGCAGATAAAGGGATAAATGCAATAGCTAAAAGTGGAGATAAGAGAATTAAAGCAAACGTGAT GGGTCTAATTGCACAAGATTTAGACGAAAGGCCTAAAGAGGCAGGAACATACTGTGAGTTCCATACCAAGGAGGGTCATGACATCCAGGAATGTGTAGAGTTCAAGACCGAGGTACAAAATCTGATGGACAATAAGGAGATAGAGTTTTATGAAGAGTTCAAGGGATTTGAAGAAAGAGAGGTCTGCGCCTCAGAAGAAGGGCCCGTAGAAAGGTTCTGGAAGGTCAATCACCCAGTGGTGATTATTTCACAGCCAAGAAGCAATGAAGTAGGGATACAAATACCACCGAATGTCATAACCCAAAAGCCGGTACCCTTTTCCTATAAGGATAACAAAAAG TGGAAAGCATTACGACCTAGTAATTTCAAAAACAGAGCCGGTAAAAGGAAAGCCTTGGCGGTTGaacagaaaaaggaaaaggcaGTCCAACTTGAATCACCTATCAACGAACCGGTAACTGAGAATGAGGCTAGAGAGTTTCTAAAATTCTTGAAACACAGTGAATACAGTGTCATAGagcagttgcataaacaacTAGCTCGTATTTCAATACTGGCATTACTTCTAAGCTCGGAAGCACATCGTAGCGCACTGATGAAAGTATTAAATGAAACTTACGTCGATAATGACATCTCTGTGAACAAGTTAGACCGTCTGGTTGGTAATATAAGCACTGAtaattacattttctttaaCGACGATGAAATACCACCGGGGGGCACGGGACCGACTAAAGCTCTACACATTACAACCCACTGCAAGGGGTATATGTTGTCAAGGGtattaattgataatggatCGGCCCTAAACGTCTTACCCTTATCCACCTTGAATAGTCTGCCCGTGGACAACTCGCATATGAAAATGTGCCAGAATGTAGTGAGGGCGTTCGATGGTATTGAGAGAGGAGTAATGGGAAGGATTGAAATTCCTCTTTTAATCGGCGCAACCACGTACGAGGTGGATTTCCTGGTAATGGACATCAAATCCTCTTACAGTTGTTTATTAGGAAGACCTTGGATTCATTCAGCAGGAGCAGTACCGTCATCGCTTCACCAAAAGTTGAAACTAGTAATAGACGGCCGGCTAGTGACGATCAATGCAGAAGAGGACATCATTGCGATTGTAACTAGTGATACACCATATATAGAGCCAGAAGAAGAAGCATTAGAGTGCTCATTTCGATCTTTGGAATTTGTAAATGCAACCTCCATTGTTGAAGGGAACAAGATCCCCATGCCCAGCATATCTAAAACCATGAAGATAGGGCTGCAAATGACTGTTGGGAAAGGAGCCGTGCCGGGAGAGGGCTCGAAAGATGTCTTCAAGGAAGGATAA